The sequence below is a genomic window from Nitrospinota bacterium.
TCTCCTCGATCGAGGCGTAGCTGTGGACGAAGACGTTGCGGCCGAGCACGCTCCCGGTGACTCGAGAGCCCGAAAGGATGCAGCCCTCCGAGACGATGGAGTTGACAGCATGGCCGCGGCGACCTTCCTCGTCGAAGACGAACTTGGCCGGGGGATCGTTGTAGTTGGCCGTCCGAAGCGGCCATTGGCGGTTGTAGAGGTTAAAGACCGGATCAGGGGTGCAGAGGTCCATGTTGGCCTGCCAGTAGGCGAATATGGTCCCGACGTCACGCCAGTAGCCGACCTCCTCGCCCTTTATCCGTCCAGGCACCTGGTTGGACCGGAAGTCGTATGCGTAAATCGGTCGCTCGGGGTGTATCTTGGGCAGGATGGTGTTGCCAAAGTCGTGGTCGCTCTCGGGGTCCTCGGCATCAGCAGCTAGCTCATCCAGCAGTGCGCCGGTGTTGAACAGATAGTTGCCCATGGAGGAGAGAATCATCTCCGGCTGGTTTGGAATGGGGACGGCCTCCTCCGGGGATGGTTTTTCCTGGAAGCCGGTGATTCGCCAGTCCTCATCCACCTGGATGACTCCGAAGAGCGAGGACTGGTCTCGAGGCACCTGCATGGCCGCCACAGTCGCATCGGCGCCTTTGTCGCGGTGAAACTCTACCATATGGCGTACGTCAATCCGATAAATGTGGTCGGCGCCGAAGACGGCCACGAACTCGGGCTGGTGGCGTTCGATGAAGACGACGTTTTGCCAGACGGCGTCGGCCGTTCCCCGGTACCACTCCTCACCTATGCGCATCTGGGCCGGCACGGGGATGATGAAGTGGTCCTCCAGCAGGGTGCCGAACTGCCAGCCGTCGCGCAGGTGGTTCAGCAGCGACTGGGCCTTGAATTGGGTCAGGACGTAGATGGCGGTGATGTTGGAGTTGACGAAGTTGGACAGGACGAAGTCGATGATGCGGTACTTGCCGCCGAAGGGGACGGCTGGCTTCGCCCGCTCTTTGGTTAGAGGATGAAGCCGTTCGCCCTTGCCACCGGCCATGATCATGGCGACGATGGATGGCTGGGCCACGAGCACGCTCCTCCAGGGACGACGGGTCAGCGAGTACTGTACCCTACGATATCACAGAGGAGAGATTAGTCAAGGATCAGCCGCTACGTGGCTTCGAAGCGACGGAGCCTGAGGGCGTTGCTCACCACGGTGACGCTCGATAGCCCCATGGCGGCAGCGGCGAAGACGGGGTTTAGGAGCAGCCCAAAGAAGGGGTAAAGAAGCCCGGCCGCGATGGGGATGAGGGCCGTGTTGTAAGCGAACGCCCAGAATAGGTTCTGGCGGATGTTGCGCATGGTGGCCTTGGATAGCCGAACGGCGGTCGCGACCCCCCGCACGTCGCCGCTGATGAGGGTCACATCGGATGCCTCCATGGCCACGTCGGTCCCCGTGCCGATGGCTATACCAAGGTCGGCCTGGGCGAGGGCGGGGGCGTCGTTGATGCCGTCTCCCACCATTGCGACCACCTTGCCCTGGGATTGAAGCTCGGAGATGACGGCGGACTTCTCGTGGGGGAGAACCTCGGCGAACACCTCTTCGATGCCCGCTTGGCGAGCGATGGCCTCTGCGGTAGCGCGGTTGTCGCCAGTGAGCATGAGGACTTCGAGGCCGAGGCCGTGGAGGGCTGAGACGGCCTCGGGGGCGTGGTCCTTGAGTGTATCTGCTACTGCGATGAGCCCCGCCTGGGCTCGGTCCATGGCTACGTACATGGGGGTCTTGCCCTCGGCCGCAAGGGAGTCGGCGCGTTTGGTGAGCCCGTCGAGAGCAATCCCCTCGGCCTCCATGAAGGCGAGGTTGCCGATCAACAGCCTCCGGCCCTCTACGTTTGCGCGCACACCGAGGCCTGAGACGGCCTCAAAGGACTCAGCCTCGATGAGCTCAAGCCCCTCTTCGTGCGCCGCCCGCACGATGGCCTCTCCGAGCGGATGCTCGCTTCCCTGCTCGGCGCTCGCCGCCAGGCGGAGCAGCTCCTCGCGGCTCGTCCCTTCGGGCGGCTCCACGTCGGTCACCGAGGGCTCGCCTACGGTAAGGGTGCCCGTCTTATCTAGGACCACGGCGTTGAGCTTGTAGGCGGTCTCCAGGGCCTCTGCGCCCCGGATTAGGATTCCGAGCTCGGCGCCCTTGCCCGTGCCCACCATAATGGAAGTCGGGGTGGCGAGCCCAAGGGCGCAGGGGCAGGCGATGATGAGGACCGCCACGAACGTCATGAGGGCGTAGTTCAAGGCCGGCTCCGGCCCGAAGGCGTACCAGACGAGGAACGTCAAGGCGGCAAGTACAATGACCGCCTGGACGAAGTAGCCGGCCACGGTATCGACGAGCCTTTGTATGGGCGGCTTGGAGCCTTGAGCCTCCTCCACCAGCTGTACGATCTGGGCCAGCATCGTCTCACGGCCGACTTTGGTCGCCTCGAACTGGAAGGTGCCGACCCTGTTGATGGTCGCCCCGATGACCTCGTCTCCCGGGCCCTTCTCCACGGGGATCGACTCGCCTGTCAACATCGACTCATCCACGGTGGACTGGCCGCTCTTAACGATCCCGTCAACGGGCACCTTCTCTCCGGGGCGGACCTCGACGATGTCGCCCGCACGGAGCTCTTCGATGGGTATGTCGACCCGCTCGCCGTCACGCACCACGCGGGCGGTCTTGGGGGCGAGGCCCATGAGCCGCTGGATGG
It includes:
- the glgC gene encoding glucose-1-phosphate adenylyltransferase; the protein is MIMAGGKGERLHPLTKERAKPAVPFGGKYRIIDFVLSNFVNSNITAIYVLTQFKAQSLLNHLRDGWQFGTLLEDHFIIPVPAQMRIGEEWYRGTADAVWQNVVFIERHQPEFVAVFGADHIYRIDVRHMVEFHRDKGADATVAAMQVPRDQSSLFGVIQVDEDWRITGFQEKPSPEEAVPIPNQPEMILSSMGNYLFNTGALLDELAADAEDPESDHDFGNTILPKIHPERPIYAYDFRSNQVPGRIKGEEVGYWRDVGTIFAYWQANMDLCTPDPVFNLYNRQWPLRTANYNDPPAKFVFDEEGRRGHAVNSIVSEGCILSGSRVTGSVLGRNVFVHSYASIEESVIFDNVDIGRGCQIRRAIIDKNVQVPAGTKVGIDPTWDDERFFYDEAHQITVIPRWETFERENAVARGLEIRKRAKALTESTD
- a CDS encoding copper-translocating P-type ATPase, encoding WLGHPILLWALATPVQFWSGWSFYAGTFKGLRHLSADMNTLIATGTTAAYGYSVAAILAPGFFSQTGAAPDLYFDTAAAIITLVLIGRWLEVRAKGRASEAIQRLMGLAPKTARVVRDGERVDIPIEELRAGDIVEVRPGEKVPVDGIVKSGQSTVDESMLTGESIPVEKGPGDEVIGATINRVGTFQFEATKVGRETMLAQIVQLVEEAQGSKPPIQRLVDTVAGYFVQAVIVLAALTFLVWYAFGPEPALNYALMTFVAVLIIACPCALGLATPTSIMVGTGKGAELGILIRGAEALETAYKLNAVVLDKTGTLTVGEPSVTDVEPPEGTSREELLRLAASAEQGSEHPLGEAIVRAAHEEGLELIEAESFEAVSGLGVRANVEGRRLLIGNLAFMEAEGIALDGLTKRADSLAAEGKTPMYVAMDRAQAGLIAVADTLKDHAPEAVSALHGLGLEVLMLTGDNRATAEAIARQAGIEEVFAEVLPHEKSAVISELQSQGKVVAMVGDGINDAPALAQADLGIAIGTGTDVAMEASDVTLISGDVRGVATAVRLSKATMRNIRQNLFWAFAYNTALIPIAAGLLYPFFGLLLNPVFAAAAMGLSSVTVVSNALRLRRFEAT